Below is a genomic region from Henckelia pumila isolate YLH828 chromosome 3, ASM3356847v2, whole genome shotgun sequence.
agaaagaatggtatttatatcggctatgatagtccatcaatcattagatatcttgaggctcagacaggcgatgtgtttacagcacggtttgctgattgtcattttgatgaaaataacttcccaatgttagggggagaaaagaaacacatcgaaaaagaaatcacatggtatgtaccatcattattacatttggatcctagaactaaacaatgtgataaagatgtacagcaaattgtgcatttgcaaagaatagcaaatcaaatgccagatgcatttgcagacacaaaaggggtaacaaaatcatatatacctgctgtaaatgcccctgctcgagttgaaattccaaagaaacaaaatgaagacattcatgatgtcataaaacgcctgaagcgtggaaggccaatcggttcaaaggataaaaatcctcggaaaagaaaatacatagagaaaaatgatgatcagaaaatagaaaatggtgttccagaagaaacacacgatgatgaaaatattctgtcagaaccacaaactgacgagaatcatgaaatctctatcaattatattaatactggaaaaatatggaaccgaaagaatgtacaagatattgatgagatattttcgtacaatgtggcatgtgacatcgtaaatgaagataatgaaccaaaatcttttggtgaatgcaaaactcgaaaggattggtcaaaatggaaagatgtcatccaggttgaattaaattcgctaaataaacgtagtgtttttggacctatagtccttacacctaaaggtgttaaacctgttgggtacaaatgggtttttattcggaagagaaatgagaaaaatgaaatagtgagatataaagctcgacttgttgcacaaggtttttctcaaagacctggaattgattatgaagaaacatattctcctgttatggatgcaattacgtttcggtatttgatcagtttagcagtgtctgaaaacttggacatgcgtctaatggatgttgttacagcttatttatacggatcacttgatagtgatatatacatgaaaatccctgaaggatttaagatgcctgaagcacaaagttcaaaacccagagaattttattctgtaaaattgcaaagatcattatatgggttaaagcaatctggccgaatgtggtataatcggctaagtgagcacttgatgaaaaagggatatgtaaatgatccaatatgcccttgtgttttcatcaagaaaacaacatccggatgtgtaattattgctgtatatgttgatgatttaaacatcattggaacgaataaagaaattcaagaagttatgatgtacttgaaggaagaatttgaaatgaaagaccttggaaaaaccaagtattgtcttggtttacaaattgaacaaaaagaatgtggaatttttgttcaccagtctaattatacagagaaggtccttaaacgtttcaatatggatcaatcaaatcctttaagtactccaatggttgtcagatcattgaatatagaaaaggatccatttcgtccatgtgaagatgatgaagttgttcttggtcctgaagtaccatatctaagtgccattggtgcccttatgtatcttgcaaattgcactagaccagacatatcttttgcagtaaatttattggcaagattcagttcatgtccaacgaagaggcactggaacggaattaaacatatattccgttatttacgaggaacgacgaatttgggacttttgtatccaaaagatacaaatcagagaataattggttatgctgatgctggatacttatctgatccacataaggcacgttcccaaaccggatatgtatttactcgtggaggcactgcaatctcttggcgatcacagaaacaaacacttgttacaacttcatcaaatcatgccgagattattgcactacatgaagcaagccgtgaatgtgtctggcttaaatcaatgactcggcatatccaaacttcttgcggattatcagtggacaagaatccaatcacactgtatgaagataatgccgcatgtgttgcccaaatgaaagaatgatacatcaaaagtgacagaactaaacatattcctcctaaattctttgcatacactcaagagctggagaagaataaagatattgatatctgttacattcaatcaagtgagaactcatccgatctcttcacaaaggcacttcccacggcgatattcagaaaacacatttataatattgggatgcgcaatctacgaaatatgtgaagaatcattcatgttgacatcagggggagtttacgtggctgcactcttttttccttactatggtttttgtcccaatgggtttttcctagtaaggtttttaacgaggcagtatacaacacgtaatggagatagtcattctatcatgatcatcatcacaagggggagtgttgaaaatatatataaatatattattatttattgttgaatgttgaaggttgaaagttgaaaattgagttgtaaaatattgaaaattagtgtgtgatgatgtaattaatgatgtattaatttttgactaatctccaattgagatctataaataggtctctccatttgtgtagaaaaatacaattgtgaagagagaaaaattttataaagtgtagaatttgataaattttgagtttttgagtttttactttttaccgtaaatttttactttttcacaacaataatACTGATATTCGATTAACAGTAATGATGAACAAATAATTATACGTGTATATATAAATGTCATATATGGTTGAGAAAAGTGACGTCccttaattttttgaaattgttGGTGAAAAAAATGTTGTTCAAGGAATAAATTTGAAGCAaaactatatataaaaaaaatactttgggCCCACTCGAGTATGGGCCCTTAGTCGACCGACTCACGAAACCCATCTCATGTACGAGTCTGCATCTTTCTAAGGCTATATACAATGGCCGAGGATGTGGAGTGAGGATGTTCACATCCTTGGCCCACTTTCTCTCTCGCCCCTTTCAAGGGGCGAGAATAACATCCGCGTGCGAGGAAGAAGCGGGCCCCACGTAGAGACCCTCCGCGCGGTGATGCcccttcttttgttttttttaattttttttaaaatgtatcaAACggctattttttattttttttaattttttatttcttttttttttaattgtatggCCCAACTGTCCAGATTAATCTGGccgttttaaattattaaaaatatttttaaaatatttttaaaataaaatttataataatataattttaaattaaatataaagaaGTGGATGAGATGATTTGGTCGTTGTAGATCAATGGTCAATATTATTTTAGCattgaatattttttaaaaaaattagataaatcattttaaaaaattggatAGAATGTCCAACGGCTAGTAACTGCTATATTCTTGATTCTCTTATAAATTAACTTCATTATAGCTTCAAAAACACTCCAATTTCCTTCAAACAAATTTCATACGAACTTGTTGTTCATGGCATACAAgagttcttcttcttcatcaccATCATTGGATGATGAAATTTTCGATCCCATGATTGATCAATTTTTATTCACGACAATACGACAACCAAGCTATCGATATTTTGAGCAAGCCGCTTTGCATGAAATGGGAGAGTCAAGCCGCAAATGTGGctacaaaagaaaacaaaaagatCGAGAACGTATTGTGGGGGCTGAGAGATTATATAAAGATTACTTCACTGATAGCCCCGTCTACAACGAGAAAGATTTTCGAAGACGATTTTTAATGAGAAGATCTTTGTTTCTAAGAATCGTTGAAGCTTTACAGATGAATGTGTCTTACTTTATCCAACAAAGGGATGCAACCGGTATGTTTGGCTTGTCATCACTTCAAAAGGTTATGGCTGCAGTCCCACTGCTTGTATATGATGTAGCGGGTGATGTCGTTGATGAATACTTGAGAATAGGCGCATCGACTGCGttagaatgtttgaaaatattttgcaggGCGGTGTATGATATATTTTCTGAGCAATATTTGAGACAACTAACACGCGAGGATGTTGCTCGGCTCACTGCTGAAAATGCTCGAAGGGGTTTTCTCGGGATGCTTGGAAGCATTGAATGTATGCACTGGGCTTGGAAAAATTGTCCAATAACTTGGGCAGGACAATATCAAAGTGGACATAAAACATAACCTTCAATCATACTTCAAGCAGTtgcatcaaaagatttatgGATTTGGCACACATACTTCGGCGTACCGGGATGTAATAACGACATCAATGTGCTAGAGGGGTCCAATTTGTTCTTAAACCTTGCAAAGGGTGAAGTCCCTCCAGTGCGGTTTGAGGTGAACGGAAACGAGTACAACATGAGGTATTATCTTGCCGACAGTATTTATCCATCTTGGGCTTCTTTTGTCAAGACTATCTCTCGGCCTCTCTCACAAAAACATAGGACATTCGCAAGATATCAAGAAGGCGTGAGAAAAGAGGTTGAACGAGCATTTGATGTACTTCAAGCGCGTTGGCACATTGTGAGAGGTCCATCCCGCTGATTTAGATTATATAATGAAGACTTGCATGATTCTTCATAATATGATTGTGGAAGACGAAAGAGAGGATATGATCGAAGATCGTGATTTTCCTGCTCGTGATAATGAATACGTGCTACCGGATATTGTTACTTCGAGATATCCTACCGTAGAGTTTAACGCTTTTTTAAAGCGACGTGTCGGCATTCGGAACAGAGATTTGCATAATAAGCTTCAGAAGGATTTGATCGAACATATCTGGAGTTTTCATGGAGATGAATAATTAATAATGtattttttcttaattatgtgtgtgattttaaaaattatgtttttaacTTTATGTGTaagcttttaattttaattatgtgtaatataaaattttaaatatgaaattttattgTGTTGAATTATtcatatatttaatgaaataaaaatttatttgtgtatttattaattttttgtcatattaaaattttaattatgtgtaattttaattttttttaattgtgcaaatttattttgtgtttcaataaaaatatatttaatagaataaaaaattaatatttcaacatCCTCTCTACAACATCATCTCACCATCGCAGAACCAAGCAATGAAGTCTTCATCGCT
It encodes:
- the LOC140888392 gene encoding uncharacterized protein is translated as MGESSRKCGYKRKQKDRERIVGAERLYKDYFTDSPVYNEKDFRRRFLMRRSLFLRIVEALQMNVSYFIQQRDATGMFGLSSLQKVMAAVPLLVYDVAGDVVDEYLRIGASTALECLKIFCRAVYDIFSEQYLRQLTREDVARLTAENARRGFLGMLGSIEFASKDLWIWHTYFGVPGCNNDINVLEGSNLFLNLAKGEVPPVRFEVNGNEYNMRYYLADSIYPSWASFVKTISRPLSQKHRTFARYQEGVRKEVERAFDVLQARWHIVRGPSR